Below is a window of uncultured Cohaesibacter sp. DNA.
ACCACCGCCGAACCTTCGTTCGGTCTCTTTTTTCTGGTCCAGCACCATTGCTGAACTGAGATGTTGCCACGAACTAGGGAAAACCCCAAGCTCGTGGCAATAGTTTAATGTCGCGCTTTTACTTACCTTTGAGCAAGTCAACCAAAGTGGTACCCAAACTCGCAGGTGAAGGAGAAACGCGGATCCCTGCGCTTTCCATCGCAGCAATTTTGTCTTCAGCTCCGCCTTTGCCGCCGGAAATGACGGCACCTGCATGCCCCATTGTCCGGCCCGGAGGAGCCGTGCGGCCAGCAATAAAGCCAACCATTGGTTTCTTGCGCCCTTTCGCAGCCTGCTCCTTGAGCCATTCGGCAGCATCCTCTTCAGCGGAACCACCAATTTCACCAATCATGATGATGGATTCCGTTTCGGGATCATCAAGGAACAGATCCAGCACATCGATAAATTCGGTGCCCTTGACCGGATCGCCGCCGATACCGACGGCCGTGGTCTGGCCAAGACCCTCATTTGTCGTCTGAAAGACTGCTTCATAGGTAAGGGTGCCTGAACGGGAAACAATACCGACAGAACCTTTCTTGAAGATTGAGCCGGGCATGATGCCGATCTTGCATTCTTCCGGCGTCAGAACGCCGGGGCAGTTCGGACCGAGCAATCTGGAACTGGAATCCTGCAGACGGCGATTGACCTTCACCATATCCACCACGGGAATACCTTCGGTGATGCAGGTGATAAATTCAACGCCAGCGTCGATTGCCTCGATGATTGCGGCAGCAGCTCCTGCTGGCGGCACATAGATGACCGATGCGGTAGCGCCCGTTGCGTCCTTGGCCTCTTTCACATTGGTGAAGATCGGCAATTCGGCGGCACATTCCATCCCCGCAGACCAGGTTTCCCCGCCCTTCTTGGGATGCACACCGGCAACCATCTTGGTACCATAATAGCAAAGGGCCTGCTCGGTGTGGAACGTACCGGTCTTGCCGGTCAGGCCCTGCACGATGATTTTGGTATCTTTATTGACAAGAATCGACATCGATCAGGCCCCCTTCACTGCTGCCACGATTTTCTGAGCGGCATCATTGAGATCGTCAGCAGGAATGACATTGAGATCGCTGTCCGCGATCAGCCTCTTGCCTTCTTCAACGCGCGTGCCTTCCAGTCGCACCACCAGCGGCACTTGCAGCCCGACTTCCTGAACCGCCGTCAGCACACCCTGAGCGATCACGTCGCAGCGCATGATCCCGCCAAAGATATTGACGAGAATGCCCTTCACATTCGGATCTGAGGTGATGATCTTGAAGGCCGCAGTCACCTTCTCGACGCTGGCGCCACCGCCCACATCGAGGAAGTTGGCAGGCTCGGCACCATACAGCTTGATGATGTCCATGGTCGCCATGGCAAGACCGGCACCATTGACCATGCAGCCGATATTGCCGTCCAGCGCCACATAGGCGAGATCGAATTTGGAGGCTTCGATTTCCTTCTCGTCTTCTTCGGTCAGGTCTCTCAGAGCCATCACGTCGGGATGACGGAACAGGGCGTTGCCATCGAAGGACACCTTGGCATCCAGCACCCGCAGGCGCTGATTTTCCATCACGATGAGGGGGTTGACCTCAAGAAGGGACATGTCCTTCTCGACGAAAGCGGTGTAAAGGATCGGGAAAAGATGCATGCCATCGTCCCGCGCCGAGCCTTCCAGCTTGAGCGCATCGCAAAGGGCAATTGCATCATCAGAGGTGACACCCCTGTCCGGATCGATCGGAACGGTGAGGATTTTTTCCGGCGTCTTCTCGGCAACAGCCTCGATATCCATGCCGCCTTCGGTTGAAACCACAAAGGCAACCCGGCCGCAGCTTCTGTCCACCAGAATGGAGAGATAGAGCTCGCGATCAATATCGGCACCATCTTCGATATAGAGACGGTTGACCTGTTTCCCGGCTGGCCCGGTCTGGTTGGTCACCAGAGTTGACCCCAGCATCTGTTTGGCGAACTCGGCCACTTCCTCTTTCGAGAAGGCAAGCCGTACCCCCCCTTTTTCGCCAGCAGATTCTTCCTTGAATTTGCCTTTGCCGCGACCACCCGCGTGAATCTGGGATTTGACCACCCAGAGCGGACCGCCCAGCTTTTCGGCAACAGCGCCTGCTTCGTCAGCGGAAAAAATGGGTATGCCGTCAGCGACAGGCGCACCATATTCCTTAAGCAGGGCTTTCGCCTGATACTCATGAATATTCATGGGATCTCCCCTAATCATTGAATCGGCCTGATGAACACCGTGAGCAAGCGCCACCAGACTGGTCTTTGCTTTTGGTCTTAATGCATCACTCCGTCATGTCAGCAAACCCATCCCCATGGGCGAGATGACACTCAGGAGTGTTGCAAAAATTTAGGCCGGAGAAGCCCTGTGCCGTAAGCCAGGAGCACAGGAATTCCCGGTATCAATCCCTCTCGATTGTTCAAGCCGTCTCAAGAGGGGGGATCTCAATCGCTGGTCTTAACTCAAGCGAGTTCAGGAGCAAGACGCTGGCAGGCCTCGATGAGACCCTTCACAGAATCGACGGAATGGTCGAACTGTGCTTTTTCGTCTTTGTCCATCTCGATTTCGACAATGCGCTCAATGCCACCGGCACCGATAACGGTCGGAACACCGACATACATGCCGTCAACGCCATACTCACCGGAGAGGTAAGCGGCGCATGGCAACACGCGTTTCTTGTCCTTGAGATAAGATTCTGCCATTGCGATTGCAGAAGCAGCCGGAGCGTAGAAAGCCGAACCGGTTTTCAGAAGCTTGACGATTTCTGCGCCGCCATCACGGGTACGCTGAACGATTTCGTCCAGACGGCTCTGCTCGATCCAGCCCATTTTGACAAGGTCGGTAAGAGGAATACCTGCAACAGTGGAGTAACGGATGAGCGGAACCATGGTATCGCCATGACCACCCAGAACGAATGCGGTAACGTCCTGCACGGATACGTCGAATTCGTCTGCCAGGAAATAACGAAAACGCGCGGAGTCCAGAACACCAGCCATGCCGACAACCTTGTTGGCAGGCAGACCGGAGAATTTCTGCAGAGCCCATACCATCGCATCAAGCGGGTTGGTGATGCAGATAACGAAAGCATCTGGAGCATATTTGCCGATGCCAGCGCCAACCTGCTGCATGACCTTGAGGTTGATTTCAACCAGATCATCACGGCTCATGCCAGGCTTGCGAGGCACACCGGCGGTGACGATCACAACGTCCGCACCAGCGATGGCTTCATAAGACTGGGTACCAGAGAATTTAGCATCGAATCCGTCAACCGGAGACGATTCAGCAATATCGAGGGCCTTGCCTTCCGGTGTTCCTTCGGCAATGTCGAAAAGGACGACGTCGCCCATTTCGCTCAAGCCTGCCAGATGTGCCAGAGTGCCTCCAATTTGGCCTGATCCGATGAGTGCAATTTTCTTCCGCGCCATATTCAGTTTCCCTTAACGTAAGGTTCTCCCAGAAACGGGAATGGATGGCAGTTTGAGTACCGCGAATCCGGTGCGCTTTCAAGTCGCAGATAGTTTTAAATGCATAAAAAACCCGAGACTTTTGGCGAACTTAACCTTTACGTTAAGGTAATTATAACCGAGAGCACCGTTCCAGATATTCATCCGACTGCATTTCGGTGAGACGGGAGGCGGTCCGGTCAAATTCGAAGGCTTCGGTTCCGCCCAGTTTCACCCCCAGATCAAACTGGGAAACATCGGCCAGCGCGATCACGCGAATATGATTGTCATAGAGCGTATCGATCAGCGTGATGAAGCGCTTTGCCTCATTGCGCATCGCCCTCTCGAACTGCGGCACTCCCTCAATGAAGATCGTATGATAAAGCTCGCAAAGGCGTAGATAATCGCTCGCCCCCAGAGGCTTTGCGCAAAGATCGGCAAAAGAGAAACGCGCCATGCCATGATAGGCCTGAGGCACATGGATGGTACGCCCCTGAACCTCAACCGCATCACTGGGCGCGCGCGGAGCCTCGACCACACTCTCCCACATGGACTGGAAGCGCGCCGTTGCCTCATCACTGAAGGGATGAAGATAGACCGGCTGACCGCCAAGCTTCTCCATCCGGAAATCGGTTCTGGAAGAAAGCCGAACAACCTCGCAGCGCTCTTTGAGCTGCTGGATGAAGGGCACGAACAACTGACGATTGAGGCCATCCTTGTAAAGCAGGTCCGGCTCGACATTCGACGTCGCCACCACCACCACACCGTCAGCAAACAGCCGCGAGAAAAGCCGCCCCAACAACATCGCATCGGCAATATCGGTGACGCTGAATTCGTCGAAACACAGCAGGCGCAATTCCCTGCACAAATCCTCGGCCACCGGCTTGATCGGGTCATCGCCCTTGATCTTGCCGCTGGCTATATCGGCGCGCGCCTGTTTGATGCGGGCATGCATGTCGCGCATGAATTCATGAAAATGGAACCGTCCCTTGCGCTTGACCGGCACGATCTCGAAAAACAGATCCATGATCATGGTCTTGCCGCGACCAACATCACCCCAGATATAAAGCCCCCTGACCGGCTCGACCGACTGCCGCTTGGCAAACAGCCAGCCCAGTGAAGAGGTCTTTCGGGAAAGGCGTTTCTCGCTCACCTTCTCAAGCAGCCGATCAAAGCGAACAGCCAGCGCCCGCTGATCCGCGTCGGCATCAATCTCGCCATGCCGAACCTTGCTGTCATAATAATCGGAAACCGAAATATCGCCCAGCTCACCTGTCAAATGCTTGCCTCGTCTTGCTTGAAACCATTCAGAATAAACGGAAGTAGTAGCGGCTGAACCGCCGCCTTCTGTCCATCTTACCTGCGACCGATTGTCAGCAGGCCAATGAATCGCAGCTCTAGCACAAAGGGCCGCAGAGCATCAATGCATAACATGCATGAAGAAATCTCATCAGAATTGAGAGAAAGAAGCACTAGGAAAGAGGCGCAAGGAAAGGCGCTGAGGAACAGAGCCGAGAGCAGGCTTGCCAGAAACAGGTGCGGGGCGCGATATCTCATCCCGCCCCGTCAACTGCGTTCCAATTCATACGGCCAGCTTTGAACCATCAACGGGTAAAAGTCAGCGCCCGTCCGTCCATCGTGGCCTGACCGCTAAAGCGACCCGGAGCATTGGAATAGAAGCGTCCGAGAATGGTTGTCCCGTCTTCAGCCAGGAAGACGACCAGCTTGTCGGCATCCAGACGCCAGGCATTGATCCTCTGCAGATCGGAAGAACTACAACCGCGTGACGAGGCACGATAGCCACCTGTCCAGTTTGTCAGATTGACATTCAGCTTGCATTGCTCAGCCCCGGACGTCAGGGTCCAGGCCCCAAGCAGGTCGGTACGCTTGAGAGTCCGGGCCGAAGAAGGAACGGGCTCGCTGAGCGCACTCATGTCATTCTGCACCGGAGGCGCCATCTCCGCTTCTGCACCCATGGCATTATTGATCGGCTGCCCGTCCTGCGGTGTAGTCGAATAGGACTGGTTCGGATATTGATCGTTGGGAATGAGAGCATCCAGCGTCTGGCTCTCGACAGGGGAAGTCGGTGCCGGATTCAATGGGGCCGCATCATTGCCACCAAACCGGTCAAATCCAGCGGACGAACAAGCTGTAAGTAACATGCCGGCACACAAAAGCGCGGAATAGCGAATCATACCACTCTCCTTACGTCACACTGATACGAATCTTTTATTCATAATGGTAAATATTCAAGGCCCAACTGAATGATCCGTTAATTTAAGGTAGATTCGGGTCAAGATTTCTTGAGAACGAGCATATTGCCCTCGTTATTCACACCAACCCAGACGCCCTCGCCATCCGAGCGGAGTTTGACGATCTCGTCGCCCATATGATCGCGCAACACGATGCGACCATCAAAGGGAACCCAGCTGTCGAGCATGAACAGGCTGGTCGGACAGGACGCATTGCCTGTTGCCTTGTAGCCATAACCGGCCCGGATATCTTCCAGCACCACTTCACAGGCATCTGAGGCCCTGCTATAGGCCTCTATCTGTTGCGCACGCGCAGCTTCTCCTGCGCCCTTCGCATTCAACTGCCAACGCCCGACATAGGGCTGCAAATCAACATGCTCGGTACGGATAGGTGCGAAATCTTCCAGAGCTTCAGCATAGGCCTGCTGAAATTCGGCATCGGTCCCTTGCGCCGTATCTTCCGTTTCGTCGACAACAAGAGATTGCGCATCCGACTTGGCAAATTTGCCCGATGCGTCTTTTGCCAAAGGAAGATCACTGGCCGGCTTGCTGGCTAAAACCACAGGCGATGCAGGGCTCGGTGCCATGCCAGATTCTGCCACAGAGCCTCCCGTCGAGAAGCCACCTGGGGAAACAGCACAGCCACCAAGCGCCATCGCGCAAACCGACATGATCATGATCACACAGTTTTTTCTCACAATCAGTCTCATTTACCCGTCATGAACATAAGGCACAGGCTTCTGCTTCATTTCGCCCAGTCGAATCTTGCCGATATTCAGCCTTGATCCGGGGCATTTTGCAACCCGTTAGCCAATAGGCTTTAAGCGATAGCAGGAAATTGTGGCGAAATCAGAAGCGTTATGCCCAACTTAGTGATCCAATAGCCAAATGTATAAAATAACAACAGGAATCAGTGATTGTAGGAATTGCTGATTGAAACAAAAAGGCTTCCCGGGAACAAACCCGGAAAGCCTGAATTGTTACAGAAATGATCTGTCCTGTCAGACGGAAGCAACCGAGCGACCGGCAGAGCCCAGATCCTGCATGGCTTCTTCCAGACGAGCAATCATGCCCTCTTCGCCAGCCCGCAGCCATTTGCGCGGATCATAATATTTCTTGTATGGCGTGCCATCCTTCGGATCCACCTGATGCTTGAAGGCAATCGGCTTCTCGTCAACCTTGGCGCCAACAGATTCAGCAAAGGCAAACTGGATGTCGGTGTCGATATTCATCTTGAACACGCCATAGGAAACGGCTTCGGCAATCTGCTCTTTTGCAGAGCCCGAACCACCGTGGAAGACGAGGCTCAGCGGCTTGTCACCCAGATTGCGCTCCTTGGCAACCAGTTCCTGAGAATGCTTGAGAATTTCCGGACGCAGCTTGACGTTGCCCGGCGCATAAACGCCATGCACGTTGCCGAAGGAAGCAGCAACGGTGAAATGACCGATCTTGGAAAGAACGTCATAGGCATAGAGCACATCTTCAGGCTGGGTATAGAGGCGTGGATCAGCAGCATCCCCTTCTTCCAGTTCCTTGCCGATGCCGTCTTCCTCACCACCGGTGCAACCCAGCTCGATCTCCAGGCTCATGCCCATCGGAGCCATCCGTTCGAGATATTTGGCGCTGATGGAAACATTCTCTTCCAGAGATTCTTCGGACAGATCGATCATGTGAGAAGTATAGAGCGGACGACCGTTCGCCTTGTAATATTTCTCACCTTCGTCCAGCAGACCGTCGATCCATGGCAGAAGCTTCTTGTTGCAGTGGTCCGTGTGAAGAACAGCACAGATACCATATTCCTTGGCCAGAAGATGGACATGCTGTGCAATCGAAACAGATCCGAGAACACGCGCGCGCATGGCATCAGGCGCACCCTGACCAGCGTAGAACTGCGCACCGCCGTTCGACATCTGAATAATGATATCGGATTTTGCCTTGGCAGCAGCTTCCATTACCGCATTGAGACTGTTGGTGCCGGTAACATTCACGGCCGGCAGCGCATATCCGCCTTCTTTGCAAGCTTCCAGAAGCTGCAAATATTCTTCACCGGTGATGACGCCGGGGCTCAATTTGATTCCGCTCACGCTGATCTCCCTTATAGTTTCGAAACTGAATTAATTCCCGATAGTCAAATAAAACATTCCTTCTCCAACGTCCAGAAAATAGCTGCAAAAGACGTCATATAAGTACTATCGACTAGTGTTATTCCCGTTGTTAGCACAAATCATTGAATGGCTTCAATCTTTACCAGCTATCACTCAATAGCTATTGCCAATCACAAGCAACTGATTGCCCAGACGGATCATTTTCGAAGGGCTGGCATGCATGAGACACAGATCGATTTATCCTTTCGACCATGGATCGCGCGACAGCCCCGAAATCTGCCTAGGCTGCTAGTGAGCCGGGCAAGGCTCCCCTTGCCGAAGCGATATCGATCGCAAGGCGCAAATCTGCATAGGTTTCCCGCACCGCCCGCTTGTGATGAGCGCCAATCTCTTCGCGGTCAGCGGATCCCGGCACCTTCAAAACAAGAACCGGTGGCTTGTAGGGAAAGATGGGAAACTTGAACTGATCCGCCATCGGCTCAAAGCCGACGACCAGATCAATACGCGGAGAATAGGCTTGCAGAAAGATGTCAACCGGCTTGGGGCAATAGTCATCCGGCACAATCCCATTGTCCCGAAGCACTTCAAAAACATGCCTGTCCAACTGCGCGGCAGGCACATAGCCGGCACTGAATGCACGAACCGCATTATTCAAACCCCGATTGAAATATGCCTCCGCCATGATGCTTCGATCATTATTCGTTTCATCAAGAAACAGGATATTGGTTTGCAGCATGAAAGCCTCCGTTCAGCCAACATTCAGGCAGCCAACTAAACAAACTTTCCGACAACTCGATGACACTCAGCAAAATTGTCATGGGCTCTCCACCGCATTGCGACAGATGCCCCTCGTTTAGCAGGCGATACAGAACAGTAGGTGGTCATCCTTCCGAGAACTTCAAGAAAATGAATTACCAAGCAATTTCAATTAGATACAATATTAATACGCCCATTCTCGCCATATTCCGGGCGCCCCCCTTTATGCACGCGGCTTTCCCCTTGCTCAACTGAACAGCCAGCGGATATCGGACCGAAGACAAAAGAAAACCGCCCTGCCGAAATCTTCGGCAGGGCGGTTCGATTTCATGACGCCATGCCAGAGGCATGGGCAAACAGAATGCAGAATGCCTTAAACGGCACGTTCAAGCAGCATGCGCTTGATTTCTGCAATTGCCTTGGCCGGATTGAGGCCTTTCGGGCAAACCTTGGTGCAGTTCATGATCGTGTGGCAACGATAGGCACCAAAGGCATGATCGAGCTGATCGAGGCGTTCACCGGTATATTCATCGCGGCTGTCGATGATCCAGCGATAAGCCTGCAACAGAGCAGACGGGCCGATATAACGATCACCATTCCACCAGTAGGATGGGCAGGAGGTCGAGCAGCAGGCGCAAAGGATACATTCATAAAGACCGTCAAGCTTCAGGCGATCTTCATGGGACTGCAGCCATTCGGTATCCGGAGCCGGGGTATCCGTCTTCAGATATGGCTCGATGGAGGCATGCTGGGCATAGAAATTATTGAGGTCAGGCACCAGATCCTTGACCACTTTCATATGCGGCAGCGGATAAACCTTCACCGCCTTCGACTTGCATTCATCCATACCGAAGGTACAGGCAAGCGTGTTGGCACCATCGATATTCATTGCGCAGGAACCGCAAATGCCTTCGCGGCAGGAACGGCGCAACGTCAATGTCGCATCGATATTGTCTTTGATATAGAGCAGCCCATCGAGAACCATTGGGCCACAATCGTCGCGATCGACATAATAGGTGTCGATCTGGGGGTTTTTGCCGTCGTCAGGATTCCAGCGATAAACGCGGAATTCGGTCAAGTTGGTCGCGCCTTCAGGCTTGGGCCAGGTCTTGCCCTCTTTGATCACTGAGTTTTTCGGCAGCGCAAGTTCAACCATCTTTTCGCTCCGTATTCGGGTCGCGCCCTACTCGCTCTTGGCGAGATCGGGCATTAATTTCGAAAAGGCCGGGCAACGCCATGCTGCCCGACTTGAAAGGCATTAATAGACGCGAGCTTTCGGCGCGATCTTGGCCATATCGATACCGCCATCTTCCGAAGAAGTGAGAGGATCGAGAATAACCGGACGATAGTCAAGTTTGACATCGCCATTTTCCGCGACCCAAGCCAGCGTATGCTTGCGCCAGTTTTCGTCGTCACGCCCCCCCAGAGGACCATCCTTATAGTCTTCACGAGCGTGAGCGCCGCGGCTTTCCTTGCGGGCTTCAGCACTGACAACCGTTGGCAGAGCGTTGATCATCAGATTCTGAAGTTCAAGGGATTCCATGAGGTCGGAGTTCCAGACCAGCGAGCGGTCGGAAACCTTCATCTCGCCCATTTCGCCCCAGATTGCTGCCATTT
It encodes the following:
- the sucD gene encoding succinate--CoA ligase subunit alpha; the encoded protein is MSILVNKDTKIIVQGLTGKTGTFHTEQALCYYGTKMVAGVHPKKGGETWSAGMECAAELPIFTNVKEAKDATGATASVIYVPPAGAAAAIIEAIDAGVEFITCITEGIPVVDMVKVNRRLQDSSSRLLGPNCPGVLTPEECKIGIMPGSIFKKGSVGIVSRSGTLTYEAVFQTTNEGLGQTTAVGIGGDPVKGTEFIDVLDLFLDDPETESIIMIGEIGGSAEEDAAEWLKEQAAKGRKKPMVGFIAGRTAPPGRTMGHAGAVISGGKGGAEDKIAAMESAGIRVSPSPASLGTTLVDLLKGK
- the sucC gene encoding ADP-forming succinate--CoA ligase subunit beta, with the translated sequence MNIHEYQAKALLKEYGAPVADGIPIFSADEAGAVAEKLGGPLWVVKSQIHAGGRGKGKFKEESAGEKGGVRLAFSKEEVAEFAKQMLGSTLVTNQTGPAGKQVNRLYIEDGADIDRELYLSILVDRSCGRVAFVVSTEGGMDIEAVAEKTPEKILTVPIDPDRGVTSDDAIALCDALKLEGSARDDGMHLFPILYTAFVEKDMSLLEVNPLIVMENQRLRVLDAKVSFDGNALFRHPDVMALRDLTEEDEKEIEASKFDLAYVALDGNIGCMVNGAGLAMATMDIIKLYGAEPANFLDVGGGASVEKVTAAFKIITSDPNVKGILVNIFGGIMRCDVIAQGVLTAVQEVGLQVPLVVRLEGTRVEEGKRLIADSDLNVIPADDLNDAAQKIVAAVKGA
- the mdh gene encoding malate dehydrogenase, translated to MARKKIALIGSGQIGGTLAHLAGLSEMGDVVLFDIAEGTPEGKALDIAESSPVDGFDAKFSGTQSYEAIAGADVVIVTAGVPRKPGMSRDDLVEINLKVMQQVGAGIGKYAPDAFVICITNPLDAMVWALQKFSGLPANKVVGMAGVLDSARFRYFLADEFDVSVQDVTAFVLGGHGDTMVPLIRYSTVAGIPLTDLVKMGWIEQSRLDEIVQRTRDGGAEIVKLLKTGSAFYAPAASAIAMAESYLKDKKRVLPCAAYLSGEYGVDGMYVGVPTVIGAGGIERIVEIEMDKDEKAQFDHSVDSVKGLIEACQRLAPELA
- the zapE gene encoding cell division protein ZapE yields the protein MTGELGDISVSDYYDSKVRHGEIDADADQRALAVRFDRLLEKVSEKRLSRKTSSLGWLFAKRQSVEPVRGLYIWGDVGRGKTMIMDLFFEIVPVKRKGRFHFHEFMRDMHARIKQARADIASGKIKGDDPIKPVAEDLCRELRLLCFDEFSVTDIADAMLLGRLFSRLFADGVVVVATSNVEPDLLYKDGLNRQLFVPFIQQLKERCEVVRLSSRTDFRMEKLGGQPVYLHPFSDEATARFQSMWESVVEAPRAPSDAVEVQGRTIHVPQAYHGMARFSFADLCAKPLGASDYLRLCELYHTIFIEGVPQFERAMRNEAKRFITLIDTLYDNHIRVIALADVSQFDLGVKLGGTEAFEFDRTASRLTEMQSDEYLERCSRL
- a CDS encoding AprI/Inh family metalloprotease inhibitor; the protein is MIRYSALLCAGMLLTACSSAGFDRFGGNDAAPLNPAPTSPVESQTLDALIPNDQYPNQSYSTTPQDGQPINNAMGAEAEMAPPVQNDMSALSEPVPSSARTLKRTDLLGAWTLTSGAEQCKLNVNLTNWTGGYRASSRGCSSSDLQRINAWRLDADKLVVFLAEDGTTILGRFYSNAPGRFSGQATMDGRALTFTR
- a CDS encoding AprI/Inh family metalloprotease inhibitor; the encoded protein is MRKNCVIMIMSVCAMALGGCAVSPGGFSTGGSVAESGMAPSPASPVVLASKPASDLPLAKDASGKFAKSDAQSLVVDETEDTAQGTDAEFQQAYAEALEDFAPIRTEHVDLQPYVGRWQLNAKGAGEAARAQQIEAYSRASDACEVVLEDIRAGYGYKATGNASCPTSLFMLDSWVPFDGRIVLRDHMGDEIVKLRSDGEGVWVGVNNEGNMLVLKKS
- the fbaA gene encoding class II fructose-bisphosphate aldolase is translated as MSGIKLSPGVITGEEYLQLLEACKEGGYALPAVNVTGTNSLNAVMEAAAKAKSDIIIQMSNGGAQFYAGQGAPDAMRARVLGSVSIAQHVHLLAKEYGICAVLHTDHCNKKLLPWIDGLLDEGEKYYKANGRPLYTSHMIDLSEESLEENVSISAKYLERMAPMGMSLEIELGCTGGEEDGIGKELEEGDAADPRLYTQPEDVLYAYDVLSKIGHFTVAASFGNVHGVYAPGNVKLRPEILKHSQELVAKERNLGDKPLSLVFHGGSGSAKEQIAEAVSYGVFKMNIDTDIQFAFAESVGAKVDEKPIAFKHQVDPKDGTPYKKYYDPRKWLRAGEEGMIARLEEAMQDLGSAGRSVASV
- a CDS encoding succinate dehydrogenase iron-sulfur subunit, with the protein product MVELALPKNSVIKEGKTWPKPEGATNLTEFRVYRWNPDDGKNPQIDTYYVDRDDCGPMVLDGLLYIKDNIDATLTLRRSCREGICGSCAMNIDGANTLACTFGMDECKSKAVKVYPLPHMKVVKDLVPDLNNFYAQHASIEPYLKTDTPAPDTEWLQSHEDRLKLDGLYECILCACCSTSCPSYWWNGDRYIGPSALLQAYRWIIDSRDEYTGERLDQLDHAFGAYRCHTIMNCTKVCPKGLNPAKAIAEIKRMLLERAV